From Cryptomeria japonica unplaced genomic scaffold, Sugi_1.0 HiC_scaffold_400, whole genome shotgun sequence, a single genomic window includes:
- the LOC131871373 gene encoding disease resistance protein Roq1-like yields MASSSSSHQQNPELKAFSGIKPAGIRRKISESSRLFDVFINHRGPDVKQTLATQLYNSLEQLGIRTFLDSKEKELGNSFPSTIETAIRSAKVHIAIFSKGYAESPWCLDELLLMLETKAKIIPIFYQVMPSDLRHIESGVYAGAFIKYEKKGRYVEKLGEWKEALQSLSFIAGEEFQSDCKNIVATVQKELERKRYLHVATHPVGLNNLVKDFEMRCLEELAQDFENQCGLKEGKHSAKVVGIFGMGGSGKTTLSKELFNRKILSYSRASFLFDVREASVRNQLHSLQLKLLKDLFQNHDLRFTSPEEGTSYLKDSFQRSPHLSFLIVVDDIDYVEQLNALAVMDILNNIGDSLVIVTTRDVGVLITAGITVGYNLRGMDRNYGRELFCWHAFGQPHPSSGYEKLVDSFVDVCGGLPLSLQVLGRHVHGRNKDYWNLELVKVRKTLPRDIKNRLRISFHALDDEEKQVFMDIACFFIGEAKSIAERLLKGSGWNAQHALATLKNKCLVEEFKLRSRKGEVTIGLRMHDHLRDLGREMALELSPPHRLWRPQDLKVLESMGFKLILAKTNIRCYHSIFDKSLGSQVTFFVGQPRTWLETSASLLWLQLEGNSGEQPCIPSWIPLQNLQRLTIKGGQLKTLWENPVQAPSQLKELQICETSLIEFPDLLGVSKDSLENRGKSSSVKTPKTGLEKLEIGGEKFVSKILISGIHYHSLKSIKLHGMENLKELNLIRVKTLNCLDIKNCAKLKRLIGTSDLTNLVLLNINQCPDLEFEDLRLMGMKCLEGITFDRNVKLKYFELGDCQNLKSIDFGCEELVELTIRGCPELVELPAFLGPRSLERIIFDGCGKLECLELNGCQMLRSVSGNFDLKALYIYDCPELEVFPSLARPSCLRQIVIDSCDKLQNISGIDDLRGLRLMRLIYWNNAVIRDRIHKLKSVPSVGMDMIGRAVDGAESSFNEYLFSDVHIDLNAIIEIGSHETFLKWSELSAVIGCFLVVIDTSISEEGINKLLPLYGPKARQGEWIITMVACDISRYYYLRAIEGKYLWEIVKSGYEELDDWNALTTNERTTKKEARKNNAQDLFHIQIAHDKRLFPRILGVTIAKDAWKTLQEAYQGSAQVKVVKV; encoded by the exons ATGGCTTCTTCGTCGTCATCTCACCAGCAAAATCCGGAATTAAAAGCTTTCTCTGGAATAAAACCTGCCGGCATAAGAAGGAAGATTTCTGAATCTTCAAGACTGTTCGACGTGTTCATCAACCATAGAGGCCCTGATGTCAAACAAACTTTGGCTACTCAACTTTACAACTCCCTTGAGCAGCTGGGAATACGGACGTTCCTTGATTCCAAAGAGAAAGAACTAGGAAATTCGTTTCCTTCTACTATTGAGACAGCCATCCGCTCTGCAAAGGTACACATAGCTATTTTTTCCAAAGGATATGCAGAGTCACCTTGGTGTTTGGATGAGCTGCTTCTCATGTTAGAAACTAAGGCCAAAATTATCCCTATATTTTATCAAGTGATGCCTTCTGATCTCCGCCACATAGAAAGTGGAGTATATGCTGGTGCATTCATTAAATATGAAAAAAAGGGCAGATATGTTGAGAAGCTTGGTGAGTGGAAGGAAGCTCTTCAGTCTCTTTCATTTATAGCTGgagaagaatttcaaag TGACTGCAAAAACATAGTTGCAACAGTGCAAAAGGAATTAGAAAGGAAAAGATATTTACACGTCGCCACACATCCAGTGGGGCTTAATAATCTTGTGAAAGATTTTGAGATGCGATGCCTTGAAGAACTTGCACAAGATTTTGAAAACCAATGCGGGTTGAAAGAAGGGAAGCATAGCGCCAAGGTAGTTGGCATTTTCGGCATGGGTGGATCGGGGAAAACAACTCTCTCTAAAGAGTTGTTTAATCGAAAGATTTTGAGTTACTCTAGAGCAAGTTTTTTGTTTGATGTGCGAGAAGCATCTGTGAGAAACCAGTTACATTCTTTGCAACTTAAGCTTCTGAAAGATCTCTTTCAGAATCATGATCTCAGATTTACGAGTCCAGAGGAAGGAACAAGCTATCTCAAAGATAGTTTTCAAAGGAGCCCTCATTTAAGCTTCCTAATTGTTGTAGATGATATCGACTATGTGGAACAGTTAAATGCTCTAGCGGTCATGGATATCCTAAATAATATTGGTGATAGTCTTGTTATTGTCACAACCCGTGACGTTGGGGTGCTTATAACTGCAGGGATTACCGTCGGTTATAATTTAAGAGGAATGGATAGAAATTATGGTAGAGAACTCTTTTGCTGGCATGCCTTTGGCCAACCCCATCCATCTAGCGGGTATGAGAAGCTGGTTGACTCCTTTGTTGATGTTTGTGGAGGGTTGCCTCTGTCCCTTCAGGTACTGGGCAGGCATGTTCATGGTAGAAATAAGGATTATTGGAATTTGGAATTAGTTAAAGTTAGAAAAACTCTTCCTCGAGATATAAAGAACAGACTGAGAATAAGTTTCCATGCATTGGATGATGAAGAAAAACAGGTTTTTATGGATATTGCTTGCTTTTTTATAGGCGAAGCTAAGAGTATAGCTGAAAGGTTATTGAAGGGATCAGGATGGAACGCTCAGCATGCACTAGCAACACTAAAAAATAAGTGCCTTGTAGAAGAATTCAAACTTAGGAGTCGGAAAGGAGAAGTGACGATTGGATTGAGAATGCATGACCACCTGAGGGACTTGGGAAGAGAAATGGCACTTGAGCTCAGCCCTCCTCATCGCCTGTGGCGTCCTCAAGATCTGAAAGTTTTG GAATCAATGGGTTTCAAATTAATACTCGCCAAAACCAACATCAGGTGTTACCATTCCATTTTCGACAAGTCTTTGGGTTCTCAAGTTACGTTCTTTGTAGGCCAACCACGTACTTGGCTTGAGACATCAGCTTCCTTACTATGGCTCCAGCTAGAGGGCAATTCCGGAGAACAACCATGCATCCCTTCTTGGATTCCTCTTCAAAATTTGCAGCGTTTGACAATCAAAGGCGGGCAACTCAAGACGTTGTGGGAGAATCCCGTACAG GCACCCTCTCAGTTGAAGGAGCTGCAAATTTGTGAAACCTCTTTGATAGAGTTTCCAGATTTATTGGGAGTATCAAAAGATAGTTTAGAAAATAGAGGAAAGTCCAGTAGTGTCAAGACCCCGAAGACTGGCCTTGAGAAACTAGAGATCGGTGGTGAAAAATTTGTATCTAAGATATTAATCAGTGGAATCCACTATCACAGCCTTAAGTCAATCAAACTTCATGGAATGGAAAATCTTAAGGAATTGAATTTAATAAGGGTAAAAACATTAAATTGTCTTGATATTAAAAATTGTGCAAAACTCAAAAGATTGATAGgaacatccgatcttacaaatctTGTGCTATTAAACATTAATCAATGTCCAGACCTTGAGTTTGAGGACTTGCGTCTCATGGGTATGAAGTGTCTGGAGGGGATAACATTTGATAGAAATGTAAAGCTAAAATATTTTGAGTTGGGGGATTGTCAAAATTTGAAATCAATAGATTTTGGTTGTGAAGAGCTTGTAGAATTAACCATTCGGGGTTGTCCAGAGCTTGTGGAGTTGCCAGCTTTTTTAGGTCCTCGTTCCCTCGAGAGGATTATATTTGATGGATGTGGGAAACTTGAATGTCTTGAATTGAATGGATGTCAAATGTTGAGAAGTGTCTCAGGTAACTTCGACCTTAAAGCATTGTACATTTATGATTGTCCTGAGCTTGAGGTGTTTCCAAGTCTTGCAAGACCGAGCTGCTTGCGGCAAATTGTGATCGACTCTTGTGATAAGCTGCAGAACATATCGGGGATTGACGACTTGCGCGGATTAAGATTGATGAGACTTATTTATTGGAACAATGCGGTAATACGAGATCGCATTCATAAGTTGAAG AGTGTGCCATCAGTGGGAATGGATATGATAGGAAGAGCAGTGGATGGAGCGGAGTCAAGTTTCAATGAATATCTGTTTTCTGACGTTCATATTGACCTCAATGCGATCATTGAAATTGGCAGCCACGAAACTTTTCTCAAGTGGTCAGAATTGAGTGCGGTTATCGGATGCTTTCTGGTTGTGATTGATACCTCTATTTCAGAAGAGGGTATAAATAAATTACTTCCACTCTATGGCCCTAAGGCGCGTCAAGGAGAATGGATAATTACAATGGTGGCATGTGATATTTCGAGATACTATTATCTTCGGGCTATTGAAG GAAaatatttgtgggagattgttaaaTCAGGGTATGAGGAACTagatgattggaatgcccttactaccaatgaaagaacaacaaagAAGGAGGCGAggaagaacaatgctcaagatttGTTTCACATTCAAATAGCTCATGATAAgagattatttccaagaatcttagGAGTAACAattgccaaagatgcctggaagactctacaagaagcttaccaaggTAGTGCTCAAGTTAAGGTTGTCAAGGTATAG